In Bythopirellula goksoeyrii, a single window of DNA contains:
- a CDS encoding acyl carrier protein has protein sequence MNAEEIREEVLDILENIAPDEDLSDLDDSKNFREQLELDSMDFLDIVMELRKRHRIQIPEDDYLNLASMDSTVTYLKPILKDVEKAK, from the coding sequence ATGAACGCAGAAGAAATCAGAGAAGAAGTCCTCGATATTCTCGAGAACATTGCCCCAGACGAAGACTTGTCGGATCTCGACGATTCGAAAAACTTCCGCGAGCAACTAGAACTCGACAGCATGGATTTTCTAGATATCGTGATGGAACTCCGCAAGCGCCACCGCATCCAAATCCCCGAGGACGACTACCTCAATCTGGCCAGCATGGATTCCACCGTCACCTATCTCAAGCCCATTTTGAAGGACGTAGAAAAAGCCAAATGA
- a CDS encoding DJ-1/PfpI family protein — protein MASKRILMLVGDFVEDYEAMVPLQILQMVGHQVDTASPDKEAGSHVVTAIHDFEGQQTYSEKRGHNFAITVSFDEVTPDNYDGLVIPGGRSPEFLQLNERVLDIVRHFADGAKPMAVTCHGPYLLTAAGVVSGKRCQAYPSLRPELERAGAIWDPPSTGLDSVCVDGNLVTAPAWPANPAWMREFLRILEQ, from the coding sequence ATGGCAAGCAAACGCATTCTCATGTTGGTCGGCGATTTCGTCGAGGATTACGAGGCGATGGTCCCCCTGCAGATCTTGCAGATGGTCGGTCATCAGGTCGACACCGCAAGTCCCGACAAGGAGGCGGGTAGTCACGTCGTCACGGCGATCCATGATTTTGAAGGTCAACAAACCTATAGTGAGAAGCGGGGACACAATTTTGCTATTACTGTCAGCTTTGATGAGGTGACTCCGGATAACTACGATGGCCTCGTAATTCCAGGAGGGCGTTCGCCTGAGTTCTTGCAACTCAACGAGCGAGTGCTCGATATCGTAAGGCATTTCGCCGATGGCGCGAAACCAATGGCCGTCACCTGTCACGGGCCTTATCTTTTGACTGCCGCAGGAGTTGTCAGCGGAAAGCGATGCCAGGCATATCCGTCTCTACGTCCTGAGCTAGAACGTGCGGGGGCGATTTGGGATCCGCCAAGCACGGGACTCGATAGTGTTTGTGTGGATGGCAATCTTGTGACGGCACCGGCCTGGCCTGCAAATCCTGCCTGGATGCGAGAGTTTCTGAGGATCTTGGAACAGTAA
- a CDS encoding beta-ketoacyl-[acyl-carrier-protein] synthase family protein: protein MIRSAVDDQRIVITGIGLTAPNGDNLADFRAALLAGKSGVDNYHIRYVGDTLAGECHFDELLYQKRKELRRGTRAGSVSIYCANQAVADSGLEWSKIDPERVGVYIGVTEHGNVETENEINEIKAFDYDTKVWSHHHNPRTVANNPAGEVTLNMGITGPHYTIGAACAAGNAGLIQGAQMLQLGECDLAIAGGVSESIRTFGIFAGFASQGALAENGDPTKASRPFDLDRNGIVVAEGGSLFILERYSDAAKRDAKIYGELVGHAMTSDASDFVLPNPQQQARCMNLALKRAQINADQIDIVSTHATATTSGDIQECVALRNVFGDSANTLINNTKSFIGHAMGAAGSLELAGNLPSFEDDFCHHTINVDNLDPECALPGLILGEPRTKKGVTYILNNSFGMLGINSVVIIKNV, encoded by the coding sequence ATGATCCGTAGTGCAGTGGATGACCAGCGAATCGTGATCACCGGCATCGGGCTGACTGCCCCCAACGGTGACAACTTGGCCGACTTTCGTGCTGCGCTCTTGGCCGGCAAAAGCGGTGTCGACAACTATCATATTCGTTACGTTGGGGACACTCTGGCAGGCGAGTGTCATTTCGACGAGCTGCTCTACCAGAAACGCAAAGAGCTTCGCCGCGGCACCCGAGCTGGCAGTGTGTCAATTTATTGCGCCAATCAGGCGGTTGCCGATTCTGGTCTTGAGTGGAGCAAGATCGACCCCGAGCGTGTTGGTGTCTATATCGGCGTGACTGAGCACGGTAACGTCGAAACAGAGAATGAGATCAACGAGATCAAGGCCTTCGACTACGACACGAAGGTTTGGTCCCATCATCACAATCCCCGCACCGTAGCCAACAACCCCGCCGGCGAAGTCACCTTGAATATGGGGATCACCGGTCCGCACTATACTATCGGCGCCGCCTGTGCGGCGGGCAATGCCGGTCTCATCCAAGGCGCGCAAATGCTGCAACTGGGCGAGTGTGACCTGGCAATTGCGGGGGGCGTCTCTGAAAGCATTCGTACCTTTGGAATTTTTGCCGGCTTTGCCAGCCAGGGTGCTCTCGCCGAAAATGGAGACCCAACCAAGGCGAGCCGACCCTTCGACCTCGACCGCAATGGCATCGTTGTCGCCGAGGGGGGCAGCCTCTTCATTCTGGAGCGTTACAGCGATGCCGCCAAGCGGGACGCTAAGATCTACGGCGAATTGGTCGGCCATGCGATGACCAGTGATGCCAGCGATTTTGTCCTCCCCAATCCCCAGCAGCAGGCACGCTGCATGAATCTGGCCCTTAAACGTGCCCAAATCAACGCCGACCAGATCGATATCGTCAGTACCCACGCCACAGCAACCACCAGCGGTGACATCCAGGAGTGTGTCGCACTGAGGAACGTTTTCGGCGATTCAGCAAACACGCTCATCAACAACACGAAGAGCTTCATCGGCCATGCGATGGGAGCTGCCGGATCGCTGGAATTGGCCGGCAATTTGCCATCCTTTGAGGACGATTTCTGTCATCATACGATCAACGTAGACAACCTCGATCCAGAATGTGCCTTGCCGGGACTCATTCTGGGCGAACCCCGCACGAAAAAGGGGGTGACTTACATCCTCAACAACTCATTTGGTATGCTGGGTATCAACTCAGTCGTAATCATCAAGAATGTTTAA
- a CDS encoding enoyl-ACP reductase FabI encodes MPADFLQLEGKRIAVFGVANRKSVAWHVVQELGDAGVEVALVVRSPERRESVAKLAGDLPIFVCDVEFPEQIEALAHELSARFERLDGIVHSIAFGDYSEGPKPFHETNKEQFLRALDISCFSLVAISNAFKDLLTPQASVVTVSISTTRMASENYGFMAPVKAALDSSLAFLAKSFSNFSEVRFNAVAPGLLKTSASAGIPGYVDSYLYAERATLRGRAVQTAEVAATVAFLLSPKSSGINAQRLVIDAGMEVNYFDQRLIAGFLGTNSSGA; translated from the coding sequence ATGCCCGCCGACTTTCTGCAACTTGAAGGCAAACGCATCGCCGTATTCGGCGTGGCCAATCGCAAGAGCGTCGCCTGGCATGTGGTGCAGGAGCTTGGGGACGCGGGTGTCGAAGTAGCCTTGGTGGTCCGCTCACCGGAGCGGCGTGAATCGGTGGCCAAACTCGCCGGTGACCTCCCCATCTTCGTCTGCGACGTGGAGTTTCCCGAGCAAATCGAAGCCCTAGCACATGAGCTTTCCGCACGATTCGAACGACTCGATGGTATTGTCCATTCGATCGCGTTTGGCGATTACTCCGAGGGTCCCAAGCCGTTTCACGAAACCAATAAGGAGCAATTCCTGCGGGCCCTCGACATCTCGTGCTTCTCTTTAGTGGCCATCTCGAACGCCTTCAAGGATTTGCTCACTCCCCAAGCGTCGGTCGTGACGGTCTCCATCTCCACCACCCGGATGGCCAGCGAGAACTACGGCTTCATGGCCCCCGTAAAGGCTGCCCTCGATTCGAGCCTAGCCTTCTTGGCGAAATCGTTCAGCAACTTCTCCGAGGTCCGGTTCAACGCCGTAGCACCAGGGCTCTTAAAGACCTCTGCTTCGGCTGGAATCCCCGGCTACGTTGACTCGTATCTCTATGCCGAGCGGGCAACACTCCGGGGTAGGGCCGTTCAAACTGCCGAAGTAGCAGCTACCGTAGCTTTTCTACTTAGCCCAAAATCAAGCGGGATCAATGCCCAGCGGCTAGTGATCGATGCGGGCATGGAAGTGAACTACTTTGACCAGCGTCTGATTGCCGGCTTCCTGGGGACAAACTCGTCAGGAGCCTAG
- a CDS encoding gamma-glutamyl-gamma-aminobutyrate hydrolase family protein, protein MTKPVIGMNADFRSAKGDTPAYSCVAAGYYDAIINVGGIPVILPPYECAEDIENVLDRLDGVMLVGGADLDPRRDGWMLHPTVNLQDPRRESFDRCLMRLVSERRMPMLGIGAGMQLLNISQGGNLMLHIPDDRPTALPHKDPLDPAHRHTLELVPGTIMERVYGDGELRVNSMHHMAVDEVAPGFKVSAICPDGIVEAIESTMSDWFAMGTQFHPEARTASALDIRIFEEFLLGVTEFQGAVRLVA, encoded by the coding sequence ATGACAAAGCCCGTAATTGGCATGAACGCCGATTTTCGATCGGCCAAGGGAGACACGCCTGCTTATTCATGTGTCGCGGCCGGTTATTACGATGCCATCATCAATGTAGGAGGGATCCCCGTTATTCTCCCCCCGTATGAGTGCGCGGAGGATATCGAAAATGTTCTCGACCGTCTCGATGGGGTGATGCTTGTCGGAGGTGCTGATCTCGATCCCCGCCGAGATGGCTGGATGCTCCATCCCACGGTTAATCTGCAGGACCCCCGTCGAGAATCCTTCGACCGCTGCCTGATGCGGTTGGTTTCAGAACGCCGCATGCCGATGCTCGGCATCGGGGCTGGTATGCAGTTGTTGAATATTTCTCAGGGTGGCAATCTAATGCTGCACATCCCTGATGACCGTCCGACTGCCCTACCACACAAAGATCCGCTGGACCCCGCTCATCGCCACACCTTGGAATTGGTGCCAGGCACTATCATGGAGCGTGTCTACGGAGATGGCGAGCTACGCGTCAACAGCATGCATCACATGGCGGTCGACGAAGTTGCTCCGGGTTTCAAGGTCTCAGCGATTTGCCCCGACGGCATCGTCGAGGCGATTGAGAGCACCATGTCCGATTGGTTTGCGATGGGAACTCAGTTCCATCCCGAAGCACGTACAGCCTCGGCGCTAGATATACGAATCTTTGAAGAGTTTTTGCTTGGAGTTACCGAATTCCAAGGTGCCGTTCGTTTGGTTGCTTGA
- a CDS encoding 3-oxoacyl-ACP synthase III has protein sequence MQYQRVCLESLGYTLPNEVVTTDVLEQQLAPVYQRLRLPAGRLELMTGIRERRFFAPGTTPGSISCQSGKRAILASNFAPNLIGGLVHGSVCRDFLEPATACSVHHSLGLRADCLLCDVSNACLGILTGIIQLANMIELGQIKAGLVVGTECGRQLVENTVERLNGDQSLTRQSIKQLVASLTIGSGSVAVLLCDESISRTRNRLTTATVLAATAHHELCRSEGLETFMHTDSEQLMQQGVAAGVATFERFLSDTNWDREQIDKTICHQVGVAHRKLLFQSLGLDPGLDFSTFETLGNTGAAALPLTLARAAEAGHIASGDRVALMGIGSGINCQMLAVEWNETQVRGGSEE, from the coding sequence ATGCAGTATCAAAGGGTCTGCCTGGAATCGCTAGGCTATACATTGCCAAATGAGGTGGTGACGACCGACGTGCTGGAACAACAACTAGCTCCAGTCTATCAGCGCCTTCGCCTGCCTGCAGGTCGCCTCGAATTGATGACCGGCATCCGCGAACGACGATTTTTTGCCCCAGGTACTACTCCTGGGAGTATCAGTTGCCAAAGCGGAAAACGGGCAATTCTCGCTAGCAATTTTGCCCCGAATCTCATCGGAGGACTTGTGCATGGGTCGGTGTGTCGCGATTTTCTTGAACCCGCCACGGCCTGTTCGGTACACCACAGCCTGGGACTTCGGGCCGACTGTCTCCTTTGTGACGTGTCCAATGCTTGTCTAGGGATTCTTACGGGCATCATTCAATTGGCCAACATGATTGAGTTAGGGCAAATCAAGGCGGGTCTGGTGGTGGGTACCGAATGTGGTCGACAACTCGTGGAGAACACAGTCGAGCGACTCAATGGAGATCAATCGCTGACTCGCCAGAGCATCAAGCAATTGGTGGCGTCGCTGACTATCGGCTCGGGAAGTGTGGCTGTACTTCTGTGCGACGAATCGATCAGCCGTACTAGGAATCGCTTGACTACCGCCACGGTACTGGCTGCCACAGCTCACCATGAGCTGTGTCGCAGTGAAGGTCTGGAAACCTTTATGCACACAGATAGTGAGCAACTCATGCAACAAGGGGTGGCTGCCGGAGTGGCGACATTTGAGAGGTTTCTTTCAGACACCAATTGGGATCGCGAGCAAATCGATAAGACCATTTGTCATCAAGTGGGCGTCGCACATCGAAAACTGCTCTTTCAATCGCTTGGTTTGGATCCTGGACTCGATTTCTCAACGTTTGAGACCCTTGGTAATACCGGCGCCGCGGCATTGCCGCTTACCTTGGCAAGGGCTGCCGAGGCGGGGCACATCGCCAGTGGTGATCGGGTGGCATTGATGGGCATCGGATCGGGGATTAATTGCCAGATGTTGGCGGTTGAGTGGAACGAGACGCAGGTGCGAGGTGGCAGCGAGGAGTGA
- a CDS encoding serine/threonine-protein kinase — MTKVVAQNQNFVDLVKRSQLVEEEQLERFLAKLRKENGGKLPETQEALAKALVEAELLTNWQSEKLLAGKHRGFLLGKYKLLRMLGKGGMSSVYLAEHILMRARRAIKVLPKGKVADSTYLDRFRIEARAAAKLDDPNIIHTYDIDEHEGQHYIVMEYVEGQDLHQLVKEKGPLDYLLAADYIAQVARGLSHAHEMGLVHRDIKPANCLVDKNGVVKLLDLGLARLIDDEASLTLDNNENVLGTADYLAPEQALNSHKADSRSDIYSLGCTLYFLLTGHPPFPEGSISERLLKHQVEIAPSILKDRPDAPPILLHICETMMAKKPADRYQTADDVVNRLAEWLADRGRDVGDSGKNLDSKGGVGSDVFRRFAQSINRGSDSGGSSAPGKSAKKLLSPPEDKQPEEDIGLAPIEEEAEPEESEDFASTSESITDDISAAMAETVSDKPRVSLVEEAFEMAEKKEKLKPLPRSLPGEVDPLRPPGYSGPRYGTPGWVYGLIAVGVLVVLVVGLVIAFS; from the coding sequence ATGACCAAAGTAGTGGCTCAGAATCAGAATTTTGTTGATCTAGTAAAACGCAGCCAACTGGTTGAAGAAGAACAGTTGGAGCGTTTCCTAGCCAAGCTGCGCAAAGAGAATGGCGGGAAGCTACCCGAAACTCAAGAAGCCCTAGCCAAGGCCTTGGTCGAAGCGGAATTGCTCACCAACTGGCAATCCGAAAAACTGCTCGCCGGCAAGCATCGGGGATTCCTTCTCGGCAAATACAAATTGCTCCGCATGCTCGGCAAGGGAGGTATGAGCAGCGTTTACCTCGCTGAGCATATCTTGATGCGGGCACGTAGGGCAATCAAAGTGCTTCCGAAGGGTAAAGTCGCCGATTCAACTTACCTCGATCGCTTTCGAATCGAAGCTCGAGCAGCGGCAAAGCTCGACGATCCTAACATCATCCATACTTATGACATCGACGAACACGAAGGCCAACACTACATCGTGATGGAGTACGTCGAGGGGCAAGACTTACACCAATTGGTCAAGGAAAAGGGGCCGCTTGATTATCTGTTGGCTGCTGACTACATCGCCCAAGTGGCTCGTGGGTTGTCGCATGCCCATGAGATGGGACTCGTGCATCGCGATATCAAACCTGCCAATTGTCTCGTCGACAAAAATGGGGTCGTCAAATTGCTCGACCTAGGGTTGGCAAGATTGATCGACGACGAAGCCTCACTCACTCTCGATAACAATGAGAACGTCCTTGGAACGGCCGACTATCTCGCACCGGAACAAGCACTTAATAGCCACAAGGCGGACTCTAGATCGGATATTTACAGCCTTGGTTGCACCCTCTACTTCCTGCTGACAGGCCACCCTCCTTTCCCAGAGGGTTCCATTTCCGAACGCCTACTCAAGCATCAAGTCGAGATAGCCCCCAGCATCTTAAAGGATCGGCCTGACGCTCCCCCGATTCTACTGCACATCTGTGAAACGATGATGGCTAAGAAGCCAGCCGATCGGTATCAGACAGCAGACGACGTCGTCAATCGACTAGCAGAATGGCTGGCGGACCGCGGCCGAGATGTGGGAGACAGCGGCAAGAATCTCGACTCGAAGGGTGGCGTTGGCAGCGACGTCTTCCGCCGATTCGCCCAATCCATCAACCGAGGCAGCGATTCCGGTGGCAGTTCTGCTCCCGGCAAGTCTGCCAAGAAGCTCCTCTCACCGCCTGAAGATAAGCAACCGGAAGAAGACATCGGCTTGGCCCCGATCGAAGAAGAAGCCGAACCCGAAGAATCCGAAGATTTCGCCTCCACCAGCGAGAGCATAACCGACGATATCTCGGCGGCAATGGCAGAAACCGTCTCCGACAAGCCACGAGTCTCGCTGGTCGAAGAAGCCTTTGAAATGGCGGAGAAGAAGGAAAAACTAAAACCCCTTCCACGCTCACTCCCAGGTGAAGTCGATCCCCTCCGCCCGCCGGGATACTCCGGTCCCCGCTACGGCACCCCAGGCTGGGTCTATGGATTGATCGCCGTCGGCGTATTAGTGGTTTTGGTAGTCGGTTTGGTAATCGCATTTTCCTAG
- a CDS encoding phytoene desaturase family protein, producing the protein MPKDFLKDAQDEYDVIVIGSGLAGMTAANMLGATGYRVLLLEQHYKLGGMATWFKRPGGHIFDISLHGFPYGMVKSCRRYWTREIADSIVQLNHIRFDNPMFSLTTSFNREDFTKLLIEQFQVAPEAVHGFFDAARKMDFQDDQHLTTRELFDRFFPGREDVIRLLMEPITYANGSTLEDPAISYGIVFSNFMSKGVYTFRGGTDRLIGLMEAELKRNSVDIRIRCDVERIHCEGGRVTGVEVGGRVIKTKAVVSNANLKQTIFRLVGEEKFEPQFVEDAQAVRLNNSSTQVYMALKADDTIDESTGDLLFSSTAPVFRTDLLLSRDITSRTYSFYYPRTRPEGRPRCLIVSSTNARYEDWAELSEEDYAESKLDLVETTLDALDKYVPNVRERIDHAEASTPMTFKHYTQHVAGASFGTKFEGLRVSFDIPKQIEGLYHAGSVGIIMSGWLGAMNYGRMVASDVDNLLTTKGSRPAASIAD; encoded by the coding sequence ATGCCCAAAGATTTCCTTAAAGACGCCCAAGATGAATACGACGTGATCGTCATCGGCAGTGGCCTGGCCGGTATGACGGCGGCCAATATGCTCGGGGCGACCGGTTACCGGGTACTTCTCCTGGAGCAGCACTACAAACTCGGCGGGATGGCCACCTGGTTTAAGCGCCCAGGCGGGCACATCTTTGATATCTCGCTCCACGGCTTTCCCTATGGCATGGTCAAGAGTTGCCGGCGGTATTGGACCCGCGAGATTGCCGACAGTATTGTGCAGCTCAACCACATCCGGTTCGACAACCCGATGTTCTCGCTCACTACTTCGTTCAATCGAGAGGATTTCACCAAGCTGCTGATCGAACAGTTCCAGGTGGCACCAGAAGCGGTGCATGGATTCTTCGATGCGGCCCGTAAGATGGACTTCCAGGACGATCAGCACCTCACGACTCGCGAGTTGTTCGACCGCTTCTTCCCCGGCCGAGAAGATGTGATTCGCCTCCTAATGGAGCCGATTACCTATGCCAATGGCAGCACGCTTGAAGATCCCGCGATTAGCTATGGCATCGTGTTTTCCAATTTCATGTCCAAAGGGGTTTACACCTTTCGGGGAGGAACCGATCGGCTGATCGGCCTCATGGAGGCGGAACTCAAACGCAACAGCGTCGATATCCGTATTCGCTGTGATGTGGAGCGGATCCACTGCGAGGGCGGTCGCGTAACGGGCGTCGAAGTCGGTGGCCGTGTTATCAAGACAAAAGCGGTCGTCTCCAACGCCAACCTCAAGCAAACCATTTTCCGGCTCGTGGGAGAGGAGAAATTTGAACCACAGTTTGTTGAAGATGCCCAAGCTGTTCGGCTCAACAACTCCAGTACCCAGGTCTACATGGCCCTGAAGGCTGATGACACGATCGACGAATCCACGGGCGACTTGCTCTTTAGCTCGACGGCTCCCGTGTTTCGAACTGATCTGCTTCTGAGTCGCGATATCACCAGCCGTACTTACTCGTTTTATTATCCTCGTACCCGTCCCGAGGGTCGACCTCGCTGCCTGATTGTCTCCAGCACGAACGCCCGCTACGAAGATTGGGCGGAACTCAGCGAGGAAGACTATGCAGAAAGCAAACTTGACCTTGTCGAGACCACGCTCGACGCCCTCGACAAGTATGTGCCCAACGTCCGTGAGCGGATCGACCACGCCGAAGCGTCTACGCCGATGACCTTCAAGCACTATACCCAGCATGTTGCCGGGGCCAGCTTTGGCACCAAGTTCGAAGGCCTGCGGGTCAGCTTCGACATCCCCAAGCAAATCGAGGGCCTCTATCACGCCGGCAGTGTCGGTATTATCATGTCCGGCTGGTTGGGGGCGATGAACTACGGCCGCATGGTCGCCAGCGACGTCGACAACCTGCTCACGACCAAAGGCTCACGTCCAGCTGCTTCCATCGCAGATTAG
- a CDS encoding CPBP family intramembrane glutamic endopeptidase, whose protein sequence is MKYYRCFPSMDLSPRLFTIQWAELCGNRQTLSSKSQSLMDSEPYTSRRDWIAIVVGLILPTVVTLAYFILAASAPPLVQQLTYGIAKTGQFLFPILWVMLFQRRRPQLWPWSAAGVPIGLVFGLIVAASMWLGYHFLLQKVAFFIAAEDQIRAKIAGMNLETPTVFLGIGIFYSLIHSLLEEYYWRWFVFGQLSERTSLSTAIVVSSLGFMAHHVLVLGTYFGFFSPITWLFSLCIAVGGGVWAWLYHRTGSLLGPWLSHLLVDAAIFVIGYQIAFQSP, encoded by the coding sequence ATGAAGTATTACCGATGTTTTCCGTCAATGGACTTGTCACCTCGCTTGTTCACGATACAGTGGGCCGAGTTGTGCGGCAACCGGCAGACTTTATCCAGCAAGAGCCAATCACTGATGGACAGCGAACCCTATACAAGCCGACGAGATTGGATAGCCATCGTCGTCGGACTGATCCTACCAACCGTGGTAACGCTGGCTTATTTCATTTTGGCAGCCAGCGCCCCTCCGCTTGTGCAACAACTCACTTATGGAATAGCCAAGACGGGCCAATTCTTGTTCCCCATACTTTGGGTCATGCTCTTTCAACGACGCCGCCCCCAGCTATGGCCATGGTCTGCGGCAGGCGTGCCAATTGGGCTCGTGTTTGGCTTGATCGTCGCTGCCTCGATGTGGTTGGGCTACCACTTTCTCCTTCAAAAAGTCGCATTCTTCATTGCTGCAGAAGATCAGATCAGAGCGAAAATCGCTGGAATGAATCTAGAAACTCCCACCGTTTTCTTGGGCATTGGCATTTTTTATAGCTTGATCCATTCGCTGCTCGAAGAATACTACTGGCGATGGTTTGTGTTCGGACAACTAAGCGAACGAACTTCTCTAAGTACGGCAATTGTGGTTTCATCGCTTGGGTTCATGGCACATCACGTACTTGTCCTAGGCACTTATTTTGGGTTTTTCTCTCCGATCACCTGGCTGTTTTCCTTGTGCATTGCGGTCGGAGGGGGCGTGTGGGCATGGCTCTACCACCGCACAGGTTCACTCCTGGGGCCCTGGCTAAGCCATTTACTAGTAGACGCCGCGATTTTTGTGATTGGATATCAAATCGCCTTTCAATCGCCCTGA
- a CDS encoding phytoene desaturase family protein produces the protein MYDTIIIGAGMSGLAAGIRLAYYDQRVCILERHTTIGGLNSFYRLRGRDYDVGLHALTNFTPKGTKKGPLARLLRQLKIPWDELQISPQLGSEVVFPGVRLRFDNEIDHLRSEVASEFPEQAANFNQLIDAIVEYDDLDQTHQEISARERVAEFISEPLLVEMLFCPLMFYGSAREHDMDWGQFSIMFRSIFLEGLGRPHAGVRLILKQLVRKFRGLGGELKLRAGVKEIVVENGQTTGVILENGEHFAGRRVLSSAGWHETMRLCDDGQPVTPRSSGRLTFCETIASLDQQPRDLGHRSTITFFNDSDTFHWTVPSEPCDVRSGVICSPNNFDYAAESEKICGTMRITALANFNYWQGLDEDTYRLEKLRWYDRITDSAVRFVPDYRSRVLDTDMFTPTTIVRFTGHDYGAIYGAPDKQLDGRTHLPNLFICGTDQGFVGIIGSIMSGISMANQHCLRD, from the coding sequence ATGTATGATACGATCATTATCGGCGCAGGAATGTCGGGTTTGGCGGCGGGGATTCGACTTGCCTATTACGACCAGCGGGTCTGCATTCTTGAGCGTCACACTACGATCGGTGGGCTGAATTCCTTCTACCGCCTACGCGGACGTGATTACGACGTCGGCCTGCACGCGCTCACCAATTTTACGCCAAAGGGAACCAAAAAAGGACCCCTCGCGCGCCTCCTGCGGCAACTCAAAATCCCCTGGGACGAGTTGCAAATATCGCCACAGCTAGGCTCCGAAGTCGTCTTTCCCGGAGTGCGTTTGCGATTCGACAATGAAATCGATCATTTGCGATCCGAGGTTGCCAGCGAATTCCCAGAGCAGGCGGCAAACTTCAATCAGCTCATCGACGCGATTGTCGAGTACGACGATCTCGACCAAACACACCAAGAAATCTCTGCTCGGGAGCGAGTCGCCGAGTTCATCTCCGAGCCGCTATTGGTAGAGATGCTTTTCTGCCCCTTGATGTTTTACGGCTCAGCCCGTGAGCACGACATGGACTGGGGCCAATTCTCTATCATGTTCCGCAGCATCTTTCTTGAGGGACTGGGTCGTCCCCACGCCGGAGTACGACTGATTCTCAAACAACTGGTGCGCAAATTCCGTGGTCTAGGGGGCGAACTGAAACTCCGGGCAGGGGTGAAAGAGATCGTCGTCGAAAATGGCCAGACTACGGGCGTGATACTCGAAAATGGCGAACACTTTGCCGGTCGGCGGGTACTCTCCTCCGCTGGCTGGCACGAAACGATGCGACTCTGTGACGATGGCCAACCCGTCACCCCACGCTCTTCCGGACGACTCACGTTTTGCGAAACCATCGCGTCGCTTGACCAGCAGCCACGTGACTTGGGCCACCGCTCGACAATTACTTTCTTTAACGACAGTGACACTTTCCATTGGACCGTTCCCTCCGAACCGTGCGACGTGCGCAGCGGCGTCATCTGCAGCCCCAACAATTTTGACTACGCTGCCGAGTCCGAGAAAATCTGCGGCACGATGCGCATCACAGCCCTCGCCAATTTCAACTACTGGCAAGGTCTCGACGAAGATACCTATCGCCTCGAAAAACTCCGTTGGTACGACCGCATCACCGATTCCGCCGTGCGGTTTGTGCCCGACTATCGCAGTCGTGTACTCGATACCGATATGTTTACTCCCACCACAATCGTCCGCTTCACCGGCCACGACTACGGCGCGATCTACGGTGCCCCCGACAAACAACTCGACGGCCGCACGCACTTGCCAAACTTGTTCATCTGTGGCACGGACCAAGGCTTCGTCGGCATCATTGGCAGCATCATGAGCGGCATCTCGATGGCGAATCAACACTGCCTGCGCGACTAG
- a CDS encoding 3-hydroxyacyl-ACP dehydratase FabZ family protein has product MSLEAIKAAIPHREPFLLIDEIVEQSEDRIVCRKTFTGEEFWYQGHYPKFPITPGVLLCEAAMQAGAVLLSKRVADDPSAVPVATRANNVQFKKMVRPGDTVLIETSLVEQLSNAFFMKARVTVDGKVATRFDFACTLTKPESE; this is encoded by the coding sequence ATGTCACTCGAAGCCATCAAAGCAGCCATCCCCCATCGAGAGCCTTTCCTCTTGATTGACGAAATCGTCGAACAGTCGGAAGATCGCATCGTCTGCCGTAAGACGTTCACGGGCGAAGAATTCTGGTATCAGGGGCACTATCCCAAATTCCCGATTACTCCGGGCGTCCTCTTATGCGAGGCGGCCATGCAAGCGGGGGCTGTATTGCTGTCCAAACGCGTTGCCGATGATCCTTCGGCAGTGCCCGTGGCGACCCGAGCGAATAACGTTCAGTTCAAGAAAATGGTACGCCCCGGTGACACCGTCCTCATCGAGACCAGCCTCGTCGAACAACTCTCCAACGCTTTTTTCATGAAAGCCCGGGTAACGGTCGATGGAAAGGTCGCCACTCGGTTTGATTTCGCCTGCACACTGACCAAACCCGAGTCCGAGTAA